The genomic window TATACCAAAAATGGTCTTTTAACCTCTTTTTCTGTTCGTACCAATTTGGAAACGGCTTGTCACTATCTTTTGTCCAGTTTCTTTTTTCGTAGTTGCCTACATTCCACAACTTTCTTGCTGCATATCCTAACTGCGATAAAATAATGTTGGTTTCATTATTTGGTTTATATACAAAATAAGAAGCACGAAGCAACCTTATTCACCACCTTTCGATTGATTCTCAATATATTTTTTGATTCCATCCTCACTAATGGAACCAACGGTTTCGAGATAAAAGCTACTATTCCATAAATGTCCTTTCCATAATTTTTGTTTGATTTCAGGGAATTGCAAAAAGAGTTTCCTTCCCGATATACCTTTTAACATTTTTACGATGTAAGAAGGTGCGATCTTTGGATGGGCAGATGCAAAAACATGAATATGATCTTGGTCAACCACCTCCATCATCACAACTTCAAATTCTTTTTCCTTTGCAATTTCTTGAAAAAGGTCTTTTAGATAACTTTCAATTTGATTTGTTAAAACTTTTCTTCGATATTTCACTGTCCATACAATGTGATAGTTAACGTTATATACACAAGTTCTGGCGTGTTTAAGATTCGATTTATTTTTCATACATATAGTATATAGTATTATTAGTAGACAATCAATAATACCAATATTTCCATTTAATACAGGTAGTTATTTAGATTATACAAAGAAAGCGGTCATTCCTCTCCCCATTGAAATGCGGAGGATTCTGACCGCTTTATCCTAAAAATTTTATATTCATTTCATCGTGTTAGTTTTTCAATGCAAGAATATACCGTTCATCTGTTAACGGTTGGTTATTAATTTCAAAGTTAAATACATCACTATTCCAACAAAAACCATTATTTTCATAAAATCTTTTTGCATTAAAGTTTTCTTTTAAGACCCATAAATAACAATTGTGATATCCCTTATTCTTCATATCAATTAATGCTGTTTCTAATAATTTTTGCCCATAACCTTTTTTACAATAATCGGGGATTACATAAATGGATACAATTTCTCCCCAGTCTAGAAACTCTTCGTCTCTTGCTTTTCCATAAGCAATACAACCCACTAGTGTTTCATTTTCATATAGAAGTTGTACAGTTAAAATGTTATTACCTATCCAGTTTTGAAACGCACCTACCCAAAAATCATTTTTCAGTTCATCCAAATACCGCTGTGGAATGATTCCTTTATACGCTGATTTCCAACTTATAGCATGTATTTGGCTAATAACTTCACAATCATTAAAGGTAGCCTTTCTTATTTTACCGTTCATTATTAACACCGCGTTTTTCCTTATATTTTAAAATCCAAATGCTGAATGCTCCCTGTGCGGCCATCCTCAAAAAGAAAGATTCCAGTGCTTCTTATTTGGGCTTGTTCTTGTTGATCTGAAGAAAATAATGAAAACTGAGTTGGCATGTGACCAAGAAATATGGCTCCGATGCCTTTTTCAGCAATTGCAAATAATTGGTCATTTCCATTCTCATCTTTTGTCCAAATTCGCAGATGATGAAAGATAGCATCATTTTCGTCAATCCAGCCATTATGATCATCATCGTATGCAGCAAGGTCTTTAAAGCCATTCCCACTTTGCGTTCCAAATAACTCCAGGCCATTATTAATGATGTTATCTCCATTTTTATCAAGGGCTAGAAATCCACTTCCAGGATACAAATATGGAATATCCACCATTGTCCCATTACTTGTTAAGTCAAACTTGAACGTCCTATCTGATAATTCAGCTGCCGTTCCATTAAAATTAATAATAAGTGGGTCAACAAATGATCCAATTGTTACCTCAGAATACGATTCTTGGTACAACTCCCTACTCATATTTATGTCTACTGTAAAATTAATTTCTTTACCGTCCTCTGTTAAAATTTTTCCCTCTGCTGAAAAAGAAACCTCTTCATAGCGATAAGTTCTTTCATAATTTTCAATTACTGTTTGCGTTGGCGGCATCTGAATGGCATTCGAAATCAAAATTTGTTCAGGTACTTGTAAATTCAACTTTTTCCCTTTAAATAATTTAGGGAATAGTATATCAATTAACTGCAACCGCAGCTGATCTTTTTTACTCAAGTGCAAATACTCCGAGCGATATTCTGTCGTCATTTCTTTATGTTTGTTAACCATTTTTTCAGCTACTTGCTTTAATTGGCTAGCGTGATTTTGAACAGGTTGCAAGAGTTGTTTTTGATTAGGCTTCACTAACACCTTCTTCATCGTTGTTTTGGAAATTTTTGACTCGTTAAAAATCCGTTCACTATTCATATTTATTTTAAAATCTGCAATTTTCATGTACAAGCCCCTTCCTATTTTTTAGTAATATCGGCAATAT from Bacillus sp. (in: firmicutes) includes these protein-coding regions:
- the tnpA gene encoding IS200/IS605 family transposase, yielding MKNKSNLKHARTCVYNVNYHIVWTVKYRRKVLTNQIESYLKDLFQEIAKEKEFEVVMMEVVDQDHIHVFASAHPKIAPSYIVKMLKGISGRKLFLQFPEIKQKLWKGHLWNSSFYLETVGSISEDGIKKYIENQSKGGE
- a CDS encoding transposase; the encoded protein is MLRASYFVYKPNNETNIILSQLGYAARKLWNVGNYEKRNWTKDSDKPFPNWYEQKKRLKDHFWY
- a CDS encoding GNAT family N-acetyltransferase codes for the protein MNGKIRKATFNDCEVISQIHAISWKSAYKGIIPQRYLDELKNDFWVGAFQNWIGNNILTVQLLYENETLVGCIAYGKARDEEFLDWGEIVSIYVIPDYCKKGYGQKLLETALIDMKNKGYHNCYLWVLKENFNAKRFYENNGFCWNSDVFNFEINNQPLTDERYILALKN